agtctcgatccaaaaagaaatcatttgtgaaccaatgttgcttcaccattgtgaaacaactgtttttccctcaattgtatttccatcatcctaaatcatactttttacacctggtttttaacccatgtgtcaactttgcaaaaatgtaggaaagaaaaagctggaTAGCTTTCTGTTAGGAAGAATGAGCTCTACTGCTTGTACTGAGAGATGAGATGGCAGAGGTCCAAATCGGATAGCATCAGAAACACCTACAACAGAGAAGCCCACACGGTTAGGCCActgctagagtctctggaagaagaacttaacctaaaaaaaaaatgaaatccgggttagtgagaggtgtgtcagagaggtcaGGTCATGGTACCACCTGTAGCTCTGCAACACCATTGTTTCTCTCGGTCAGctggtgtgtggagaagaaaatCAGGGTTAAGAACAGTGCATCTGTTAGAGTGACATTTTGTAATCTAACAGAGTAGTAATATCTAAGGTACCTGGCCACAGATACATAGTTTTTTATTCTGTTCCCACAAATATCAATGTGTGATACAGAATGTGGAACAGGGCGTATTTAATGCTTCGAGCGGCAGAATCGAGTTCAGCAGGGAAATTTGCAACCGGACGgagtttgacacacacacaataaacacagagaaacacacatacagacacacacacatacacacacagatacatcaCTCcaccccagacacacacacacacacacacacacagatatttttttgatgttttgttgCCTTTctataggtttttttttaacaatatttttgaGGTTATTTTCGCCTTTtcgctgctttttttaaacatctttgttgcttatttttgacgttttttctCGAGGTTTCGCAACCAAAAaaattaagtcaatattttgacattttttgacgccttttttcaggtttttggCGCTAAAGCTGAAACGTTGAGGTTTGcttttttgaaattcctcaaatctcttttgaaatgtgttgaaCGAGTTGTGTCGGTGCTCGACATGAGTTGACTTTCGGTTACCTGCTGTACTCTGGAGGATTACACTAGTTAagaaatgttggaaatgatatGTTGTAATATCACTTTTGGAGTCTGAGTTTTGTGTGCGGTGTGTGATGATGACAaagctttgtgtgtgtaattcaaagctgtgtgtgtgtgtgtgtctgtgtgatgatGTCaaagctgtgtctgtgtgatgtcaaagctgtgtgtgtgtgtgtgtgtgtgtgatgatgtcaaagctgtgtctgtgtgatgtcaaagctgtgtgtgtgtgatgatgtcaaagctgtgtgtgtgtgtgatgatgtcacagctgtgtctgtgtgatgtcaaagctgtgtgtgtgtgatgatgtcaaagctgtgtctgtgtgatgtcaaagctgtgtgtgtgtgatgatgtcaaagctgtgtgtgtgtgatgatgtcacagctgtgtctgtgtgatgtcaAAGCTGTGTATGTGGGATGATgtcaaagctgtgtgtgtgtgtgtgtgtgtgtgtgtgtgtgagatgatgTCAAAgcggtgtgtgcgtgtgatgatgtcaaagctgtgtgtgtgtgtgtgtgtgtgtgtgggatgatgtcaaagctgtgtgtgtgtgtgtgggatgatgtcaaagctgtgtgtgtgtgtatgtgagatgATGTCAAAgcggtgtgtgcgtgtgatgatgtcaaagctgtgtgtgtgtgtgtatgtgggatgatgtcaaagctgtgtgtgtgtgtgtgtgtgtgtgtgtgatgatgtcaaagctgtgtgtgtgtgtgtgatgtcaaagctgtgtctgtgtgtgatgtcacagctgtgtctgtgtgatgatGTCAaagctgtgtgcgtgtgtatgtgtgatgatgtcaaagctgtgtgtgtgtgtgtgtgagatgtcaaagcggtgtgtgaatgtgatgatgtcaaagctgtgtgtgtgtgagatgatcTCAAAAgcggtgtgtgcgtgtgatgatgtcaaagctgtgtgtgtctgtgtgtgatgtcacagctgtgtatgtgtgatgatgtcaaagctgtgcgtgtgtatgtttgATGATGTCaaagctgtgtctgtgtgtgatgtcaaagcggtgtgtgtgtgtgtgtgtgtgtgtgtgtgtgtgtgtctgtgtgtgatgtcacagctgtgtctgtgtgtgatgtcacagctgtgtgtgtgtgtgtgtatgtgtgatgatgtcaaagctgtgtgtgtgtatatatgtgtgtgtgtgtgtatatatatgtgtgtgttgagtgaTGAATGTGTGAGTGATTCAGGACACAGTCATAAACAGAAACAGGGACACAGACAGTGGAGCCAGACACATTTTGAACAAATCAAagcttttaaaacaaacaatgagaAGCCATAAATGTAGTTCCATCATCTGCAGATTAGTTATAAAACTACATAAATGTTCCTTTAGGACACAATCAGTGTCTGGTGTTGAGGAAGAAAAAGGTCTGTTAGCTGCTGATTGCATATTTAAAAACTCATTCACAAACATAGAAAACAGACACAACAAATTATACATCCTCTGCACTTCTACACGATTCTCAAAGATTTCACTAAACGAGCTAAAATGTCAACAGCGTGCATGACTTCATTTACACAACGCCACGTGATtggttggtttaaaaaacgGCAGGAAATGCATCTTGGGCATCGCAAGAGTCCGTGATCCCTTAAGAAGATGTTCTTTAATCCACGGGTCCGATCAGCTGTTGGTCCGCTGCagctcattgtgtgtgtgtgtgtgtgtgtgtgtgtgtgtgttttgttctcaaagttgtgtgtgtgtgtgtgtgatgatgtcacagctgtgtgtgtgtgtgtgtgatgatgtcacagctgtgtgtgatgatgtcacagctgtgtgtgtgtgtgtgtgtgtgtgtgtgtgtgtgtgtgtgtgtgtgtgtgtgtgtgtgtgtgtgtgtgtgtgtgtgttgaggtcACGCGTCGCTCTCTGCGGAGAACATGCGGTACATCACCGTGACGATGACAGCAGCCAGAGCGGGAATCAGCCAGTTGGTCCACCAGCTGCAACAGAAAAGACACAATGTCCAGTGGACCTTGTTAAAGGGGTACTTTGGGGTTTTTatttccaacctggaccctacGTTCCTGTATGTtcctgtgtgttcctgtgtgttcctgtgtctaagtgactgatgggaacaactatctgtgacattggtccagtgttAGGACAGATctctgcagtcggcagcagagAAACTAACTAGAGTGTAAGATAACAGGATGATTGCGCATCTAAAGTTAGcgtgtttttgccgctgacaggctcagattattattcttaatgtttgacaacattatggaaacgatttctaaggaggtagaccgttctgttaaagagtaagatgcTTTTTGTAACATTAAATCATCCgtgaaattgcgttcgctaaacccaccagactccatgtaaataatctgtgattttatcattgtaaaacaaacttcattcaaagtggacagaaactaaataaaactaccaaaagccgtcttggttcatctttccactgttacaacaatcaccactctggtttggttgaaataaacccttaattcacccatttacatgtggagatatgctggctctatacacgctaaaagtcctgattatttacatggagtctggtggagatatgctggctctatacacactaaaagtcctgattatttacatggagtctggtggagatatgctggctctatacacgctaaaagtcctgattatttacatggagtctggtggagatatgctggctctaaacacgctaaaagtcctgattatttacatggagtctggtgtagtttggtgatggtgattttgaggctgtttcatgttaaactaaaaggatcttactctttaactaaaaggtctatctctgtagggatccatcccataatgttgtcagacacttagaataataatctgagtctgtcagcagcaaaaacagaactgTTAGTGGACactaactgatgctgaacatttgtcccgtagggttacattacaggtgtgtgtgtgtgtgtgtgtgtgtgtgtgtgtgtgtgtgtgtgtgtgtgtgtgtgtgtgtgtgtgtgtgtgtgtgtgtgtgtgtgtgtgtgtgtgtgtgtgtgtgtgtgtgtgtgtgtgtgtgtgtgtgtgtgtgtgtgtgtgtgtgtgtgtacctgggcTCGTCCTTCAAAGTGGTCACCGGTGTTTCCTGTGAGCACACAAACATCATCAGCTGTTTAATTAACCAAAACAAAGATTTCATGTCACACACTctagaccagtgtttctcaaatgggggtacgtgtccccctgggggtactctggaggactgcagggggtacgtgagatatttaactaaatgtttaatagtaacgaggctgttgtccagaacattgttcctctttatgtagagatttttttttccctaccaaaaatgtgacctttgtgtctccttctttggacctgatctatccttccttctactgtccttctactttttacaagtttctcgcttttttttcttcttatgtcactgtttttgaagtttttgatactattttgacctattcttgccttccttccttccttccttccttctttctaccatctttttccaagcttacagtttttgtctctttttctcatcagcatcaaaatgttttttccagTTCCAAGTTGACAGCGCTGTACTCTTCCTGTTTCtatacacttttattttctaCCGAAAATGATTAGCACTGGTCAGGGGGGTACTTGGCTTGAAGAAACCATTCAAAAGGGGGACATTATTgagaaaaagtttgagaaccactggtctagaggGAACAAATCACGAGATTTAATAAGAAAAGAGCCACGCAGCACAAAATGAAATTTAAGCTACATTTACACTACCACGTGTTTGTTTGgcacatgcccagtgtgtgtggAAACGCTCATGTGATATATGTTGATATGGCCGGAGATTAAGGGGCACattggatggatagatagatagatagatagatagatagatagatagatagatagatagatagatggatgagaatcacaccaagggccagacatggagagtttattgatgtgtttttgttactgcatgtcacttttttttttttttttttttaacattttggtagctttgttcctcatttttgtggctttctcagacatttgtcacctttttgtaaatttcttGCTTTTTCCGAAAaaattttgtttgctttttgttgtatttttttgttgacatgaaaccctaaaaaaaaaaaaaaaaaaaaagagttccttagccatcatcagcaacaacctgtttctcagcctgaatatgaataTGTTTCTCGGGGAATTtgtgagtctcagagtcggcaaatctgccaaatgtctgctttgaatgtcagctAACtgccgtttaaaaaaaaaaaacgttcctgtgtttttagtttggcgcacaactaggtgggccaaaaatgtattgtgaacccaatttaatatacgggccggatctaaatctgcaaggggccggatttggcgcacgggccttgagtttgacacatgtacagtagcttgaagacatcacacacatacacatgcatcataaacaggatgataaaatagtgtgtgtgtgtgtgtgtgtgtgtgtgtgtgtgtgtgtgtgtcagtctgcatggtaaggtgctctatgagagggtgtgtgtgtgtgtgtgtgtgtgtgtgtgtgtgtgtgtgtcagtctgcatggtaaggtgctctatgagagtgtgtgtgagtgtgtgagtgtgtgagtgtgtgtgtgtgtgtgtgtgtgtgtgtgtgtgtgtctgtgtcagtctgcatggtaaggtgctctatgagagtgtgtgtgtgagtgtgtgtgtgtgtgtgtgtgtctgtgtcagtctgcatggtaaggtgctctatgagagggtgtgtgtgtgtgtgtgtgtgtgtgtgtgtgtgtgtgtgtgtgtgtgtgtgtgtgtgtgtgtgtgtgtgtgtgtgtgtgtgtgtgtgtgtgtcggtctgtgtcagtctgcatggtaaggtaatcaatgagagtgtgtgtatgtttcttgtctatactttgtatatcacattgcacttttctgctttatgTTGCTCTTCTGGATGgacacaaactgcatttcgttgtcttgttactctgcacaatgacaataaagttgagttGACTATCTAATCTAAAGTAGACAGTAGGATAGACCCAAATCAACAGTCAATATTAGAGCTTTGAAGTAATAGGGTTAAAGTCCAGGCTgagtgagggagggaaagagggaggggaTGTGCATATGGGTTAATATAGccagtgacagacacacacacacacacacacacacacacacacacacacacacacacacacacacacacagttgtgcaTGGCAGTGTGCGGTAGTCTTAAAAACTAAACGTAGTGGTGTAAGTGTAGCCTGAGTTTCTCTTACCTCATGTGTGGCAATCTTGTCTCTGTCgtcctgcagagagagagacagacagacagacagacagacagacagacagacagacagacagacagacagttatgTTACATGACGTCCTGAGATACATTATTCAGAGTGTTTGCTACAGTTACATTCTCACCAGCgctggaaagtaactaagtacatttagttactttagttactccgctacattcatctgttccagctttagttactagttattttagttactccgctacattcatctgttccagctttagttactagttactttagttactccgctacattcatctgttccagctttagttactagttactttagttactccgctacattcatctgttccagctttagttactagttactttagttactccgctatacattcatctgttccagctttagttactagttactttagttactccgctacattcatctgttccagctttagttactagttactttagttactccgctacattcatctgttccagctttagttactagttactttagttactcctctacattcatctgttacagctttagttactagttactttagttactccgctacattcatctgttacagctttagttactagttactttagttactccgctacattcatctgttacagctttagttactagttactttagttactccgctacattcatctgttccagctttagttactagttactttagttactccgctacattcatctgttccagcttttagttactagttactttagttactccgctacattcatctgttccagctttagttactagttactttagttactccgctacattcatctgttccagctttagttactagttactttagttactccgctacattcatctgttccagctttagttactagttactttagttactccgctacattcatctgttccagctttagttactagttactttagttactccgctacattcatctgttccagctttagttactagttactttagttactccgctacattcatctgttccagctttagttactacttactttagttactccactacattcatctgttacagctttagttactagttactttagttactccactacattcatctgttacagctttagttactagttactttagttactccactacattcatctgttacagctttagttactagttactttagttactccactacattcatctgttccagctttagttactagttactttagttactccgctacattcatctgttccagctttagttactagttactttagttactccgctacattcatctgttccagctttagttactacttactttagttactccactacattcatctgttacagctttagttactagttactttagttactccactacattcatctgttccagctttagttactagttactttagttactccactacattcatctgttccagctttagttactagttactttagttactccactacattcatctgttccagctttagttactagttactttagttacacacagaacacatgtagttaataacaatataacagcctacatGTCCAGCTGGGATGATTCGatcgtgcgtgtgtgtgtgtgtgtgtgtgtgtgtgtgtgtgtgtgtgtgtgtgtgtgtgtgtgtgtgtgtgtgtgtgtgtgtgtgtgtgtgtgtgtgtgtgtgtgtgtgtgtgtgtgtgtgtgtgtgtgtgtgtaccattaaacacaactggttggatcctacTTTCTAAAAATAGGAGGattcttcttttacttttaatacctTAACTACATTCTCCTGACGCTACTTACAGACTTGTAACTCGTAACAGAGTATTATCGCAGCGTAGCATCGGTGGTTTTACCGCAGTGCGGGATGTAACTCGTAACAGAGTATTATCGCAGCGTAGTATCTGTAGTTTTACTGCAGTACAGTGACCTACCGGGTGCAGCTCTCCGATCACCATGCCCTGGGCCATCTCTCTGGCGTCACTCGAGTGTCCCACGTCCTCGAAGCTCTCGGTGGCGTCTCCGCCCGCCTGCTCCCTCAGGACCTCCTCCCCTCCGGGGTGCTGGCGTGAAAAACAAACGCACCCTCAAGTATTCACCAACACTCACAGAAACTACATTAGAATATTCTACAATACCAAAAAACTCTTTGAAAAGAAGGCAACctgcaaaatgaaaagaaaaactattattagttataagtaaactcttattttctctcgtGTTCTTAATGAAGAAacaaaagtttaaataggaaaagtattacgGAAAATTCCACAGTTGTGTTtttggaaaggatccctacagagatagacctttaaaacctctttaagacctttctgtttaactaGAAAAAGCTCTGAGGtcactagcgctaaacccaccagactccatttaaaaaaacaggacttttagtgtgttgagacaacatattttcacatgtaaatcagtaaactacgcgtttattttaaccaacactaga
The genomic region above belongs to Perca flavescens isolate YP-PL-M2 chromosome 22, PFLA_1.0, whole genome shotgun sequence and contains:
- the cyb5a gene encoding cytochrome b5, coding for MGEKEAKCADGVKYYRLSEIEEQNNFKSTWIIIHNKVYDVTKFLEEHPGGEEVLREQAGGDATESFEDVGHSSDAREMAQGMVIGELHPDDRDKIATHEETPVTTLKDEPSWWTNWLIPALAAVIVTVMYRMFSAESDA